The proteins below are encoded in one region of Lactuca sativa cultivar Salinas chromosome 3, Lsat_Salinas_v11, whole genome shotgun sequence:
- the LOC111908509 gene encoding putative F-box/FBD/LRR-repeat protein At4g13965, translated as MILSPNPPFSCGIMELIRTLNDLFISTRKDTVDVERDRLSSLPDRLIHKILSFINIKEAISTSLLSSRWRFIWTSMPYLNFENLNNERHFSNFISNVLLHRDNQVNYLVNLVLGRTVRDDESVTRILSCKFSLSLQQLSVTRFPGGNIVECPYSLIATPKWDLPALTTLHLHQVELSDYDDIGLFSKCTNLKNLSLNWCRMKETKVLNICHPQLSDLTLVSTPPDMASEEVVNVVAPQLKNLTIIRCEGEHLISAPGLTSLVIEGFQPWQVSTPSGFHALEKVDLFMYDPHKADAHTIVYLLQQLNSVKFLTLNLGILKSLSSSMKLVPHKACVFANTKILKFTIKPVVKVYLEVQAQEKVTTRTEINDNDDCSIFPMVSFEEITVMENMASAQVFVKHLGILLEECKQNRNSEDYQAQRDEHSKPYVEMHWAWTLQWNLGAIMGVFKHKKMKAKLDNYLMMAQITKKYIKRRECTKSMNHPILGWLHEMRALFQHTEDLITQLSASKKAVMLPLFLNLCEDATILTVNILGWINTIK; from the exons ATGATTCTATCTCCTAATCCCCCATTCTCTTGCG GGATTATGGAGCTAATAAGAACGCTTAATGATCTTTTCATATCTACAAGAAAAGATACAGTGGATGTAGAACGTGATAGATTAAGCAGCTTGCCAGATAGACTAATCCATAAAATCCTTTCTTTCATTAACATCAAAGAAGCTATTAGTACTAGTCTACTGTCATCTAGATGGAGGTTTATCTGGACTTCAATGCCCTATTTGAATTTCGAGAATCTCAATAATGAGCGCCACTTTTCcaattttatttctaatgttcTCTTACACCGTGATAATCAAGTAAACTATTTAGTCAATCTCGTGCTTGGGAGAACAGTTAGGGACGATGAATCTGTCACAAGAATTCTCAGCTGCAAATTCTCTCTCAGTCTCCAACAACTGAGTGTTACACGTTTTCCTGGAGGGAATATAGTTGAATGCCCATATTCCTTGATTGCGACACCAAAGTGGGACCTCCCAGCTTTAACGACTTTGCATCTTCACCAAGTCGAACTGTCTGATTATGATGATATCGGTCTTTTCTCTAAGTGCACCAACTTGAAGAACCTCTCCTTGAACTGGTGCAGAATGAAGGAAACAAAAGTTTTAAATATCTGTCATCCTCAACTTTCTGATCTTACACTTGTATCTACACCCCCTGATATGGCATCAGAGGAGGTTGTGAATGTGGTTGCACCTCAACTCAAGAATCTCACAATTATAAGGTGCGAAGGGGAGCATCTGATTTCTGCACCTGGGCTTACCTCCTTGGTCATAGAAGGTTTTCAACCTTGGCAGGTTTCTACACCATCAGGCTTCCATGCTTTGGAGAAGGTTGACCTCTTTATGTACGATCCACACAAAGCAGATGCTCATACAATAGTTTATTTGCTTCAACAGCTCAATAGTGTCAAGTTTCTTACACTTAATTTGGGGATTCTCAAG AGTCTATCTTCATCCATGAAACTAGTCCCACATAAAGCTTGTGTGTTTGCTAACACAAAGATTCTGAAGTTTACAATAAAACCGGTAGTAAAGGTATACTTGGAGGTGCAGGCACAAGAGAAAGTAACTACACGTACTGAAATAAACGACAATGATGATTGTTCCATCTTCCCAATGGTCTCATTTGAG GAGATTACAGTTATGGAGAATATGGCATCAGCACAAGTATTTGTAAAACACTTGGGGATATTGCTAGAGGAGTGTAAACAAAATAGAAATAGCGAGGATTACCAGGCTCAGAGGGATGAACATAGCAAACCATACGTTGAGATGCATTGGGCGTGGACATTACAATGGAACCTTGGGGCAATTATGGGAGTGTTTAAGCATAAGAAAATGAAAGCAAAATTAGATAATTATCTCATGATGGCACAAATTACGAAAAAGTATATTAAAAGGCGTGAGTGCACGAAATCCATGAATCACCCCATTCTTGGATGGTTGCATGAAATGCGTGCATTGTTTCAGCACACTGAAGACTTGATAACTCAGTTGTCTGCATCAAAGAAGGCAGTGATGCTACCACTTTTTTTGAATTTGTGCGAAGATGCGACAATTCTCACGGTTAATATTTTGGGATGGATTAACACCATAAAGTAA